One Acidobacteriota bacterium genomic window, CCTAGCTTGAGGCTAATAGTTAAACTTAACTTATGAGTACGGAAAAAGAATTAGCCTATCGCTATGATCTGTTTATTGCCCCTGATTGGCGTGAACGATTTGATGAAATCGTTAATGCTAATGTGAAATTACCTACCGATGGACGCATTCTCGAAGTGAATTGTGGAACCGGCGCTTTTGCCATCGACCTCGCCGAACAGATGCATGGGAATGGCGATGTCATTGGCGTGGAAACCAGCGAAGAGCTTTTGGAAATCGCTCGCGCCAAAGCCCAGATAAAAAAATGCGAGGATGTAACTTTTGAATCAGCCAATATGTTTGATTTGCGATTTGCCGATAAAGATTTCGATGCGGTTATCGGTGATGCTTCACTGCTAAGACCTGCACAAATTGAGTCGCTTCTGAAAGAGATGATTCGGGTCGCTGAATTTGACGCTCCGGTGATTTTAAAATTGATCACCTATGGGAGTTTTGATGAATTCTTTTCGATTTATTGGGAAGCCTTAATGAATGCCGGAATCGTCGAAGCGGTCTGGAGCGAACTCGAAAAATTGATTCAGGAAAAACCTTCGGTAGAAGCCATTGAAAAGCTAGCGAAAAAGCACAACTTGAAACAGGTCGTCAGTATCACCGAAAAGCAGGTATTTGAATTTGAAAATGCCAAAGCCTTCCTCGAATCACCAATCATTAAGGATATTTTTTTAAGTCGCTGGCTGGCTATTCTTCCTGAAAATCAACGTCAGGAAATTTGTGAAAATATTATTGCGATTATTGACCGCGACCGTTATCACAACGCTTTCGATGTTTCAATTAAGGCGACCGTTATAAAAGGGGTGAAGTGAAACTTTCCGTCTTAACCCGCTCAATTTCATCTGGTGGATTTATATCGAATAGCGGTTTGCAGACCTGGTTAGCGGATAAAACCGGCATTCATAAAATAGATAATGTAGGAGGATTGGGCTACTAAACTGATCACCCCGATGACAATTGCAGCCGTCGCGTACCCTCTGCCTTCTTCAACATTGGCTCTCACCAATTGCTTGCGCGCACTGATGGCTAAAAAGATTGCCACGGCTCCCAGGATAACCCCGACGCCGATACAGAAAAAACTGGCGAGGGAAAGCAGCAGCGCGTTATTGGCACGGGAACGCGCTTTATCAATTTCGTAGAAGAGCGGTTGTTGAGTTGAAAATTTTCGGGATTTCGCCGATTCCGGTTCTATGAGTCTGCCAGTCGGAGAGTACATTGTACCGACACGCGCCCCGCAATTTGTACAATTCGCCAACCCAAAGCTGAGCGGCATCCCACATTTCGTGCATAACTTCTCAGGCATATGTCGAAAACCAGACCTTGTATTAAAAATCAAAACTGCTGAGAAATCTCCAACCCTTGCTATTTAAACAAGCCATTAATATAGGCTTCGGGTGAAAATTCAATCAAGTCATTCATCTGTTCACCGACCCCGACATAGCGAATCGGAATTCCGAGGTCTTTGGCGATGGCAATCACGATGCCGCCTTTCGCCGTGCCATCAAGCTTGGTCAACACCAACCCGGTTACCGGCATCGCTTTGGAAAATTGGCGAGCTTGTTCCAAGCCGTTTTGCCCGGTTACGGCATCAATAATGAGCAGCACTTCATGCGGCGCTTGTTGAATTTCCCGACCGGCGATGCGACGCATTTTTTCGAGTTCCTGCATCAAGTTCAATTTGGTGTGTAACCGACCGGCAGTATCAACAATTAAAACATCGGCGTTGCGGGCTTTGGCGGCATTAATCGAATCGAATAAAACCGCCGAGGGGTCGGTGCCGGGTTTTTGTTGAATCAAAGGGACGCCTGAACGTTCAGCCCATATCGCCAACTGGTCATTGGCAGCGGCGCGAAAAGTATCTGCTGCGCAGATCATCACCTGATTGCCTTCGGATTTAATGCGGTGCGCCAACTTTCCAATGGTCGTGGTTTTGCCCACGCCATTTACCCCGACAATCATCATCAAATAAGGCTTAATGTCCAGCGGAACTTCGGTTTCCGAAGCAACGGTGCCACGTAAACGGTGTTTCTCGGCATTGTCGAGAATGGCGCGGAGTTCATCTTTAATCAGTCGTTTGAGTTCATCAATGTCATTGAGTTGTTTTCGCTGAACCTGTTTGCGCGCTTTATCAATAATATCCAACGAGGTTTGCACACCGATGTCTGCGCCAATCAAGGCTTCTTCGAGTTTATCCAAAACATCTGCATCAATTTCACGTTTGCCGGCAAATACCACATCCAATTTGTCCGCGATGTTTTCTCGCGTAGCGGCAACCGCGTCCTGAATTTTTTCAAAGATGTCGGTTTCGGGTCCTTCATCTCGGCGTTCGGCAATTTTTAATTCTTCGGCGGTCGCCTCGCGGTTTAGCCCCAGCGTAATAATGTCGTCGGTTTTTTTACGTTTCCAAAATGCCATTGATTCTCCAATTATTGCTTATAAAAAAATTTCAACCTGAAAAACTTTATGAACTATGTACA contains:
- a CDS encoding DUF4190 domain-containing protein: MYSPTGRLIEPESAKSRKFSTQQPLFYEIDKARSRANNALLLSLASFFCIGVGVILGAVAIFLAISARKQLVRANVEEGRGYATAAIVIGVISLVAQSSYIIYFMNAGFIR
- a CDS encoding class I SAM-dependent methyltransferase, yielding MSTEKELAYRYDLFIAPDWRERFDEIVNANVKLPTDGRILEVNCGTGAFAIDLAEQMHGNGDVIGVETSEELLEIARAKAQIKKCEDVTFESANMFDLRFADKDFDAVIGDASLLRPAQIESLLKEMIRVAEFDAPVILKLITYGSFDEFFSIYWEALMNAGIVEAVWSELEKLIQEKPSVEAIEKLAKKHNLKQVVSITEKQVFEFENAKAFLESPIIKDIFLSRWLAILPENQRQEICENIIAIIDRDRYHNAFDVSIKATVIKGVK
- the ftsY gene encoding signal recognition particle-docking protein FtsY, with amino-acid sequence MAFWKRKKTDDIITLGLNREATAEELKIAERRDEGPETDIFEKIQDAVAATRENIADKLDVVFAGKREIDADVLDKLEEALIGADIGVQTSLDIIDKARKQVQRKQLNDIDELKRLIKDELRAILDNAEKHRLRGTVASETEVPLDIKPYLMMIVGVNGVGKTTTIGKLAHRIKSEGNQVMICAADTFRAAANDQLAIWAERSGVPLIQQKPGTDPSAVLFDSINAAKARNADVLIVDTAGRLHTKLNLMQELEKMRRIAGREIQQAPHEVLLIIDAVTGQNGLEQARQFSKAMPVTGLVLTKLDGTAKGGIVIAIAKDLGIPIRYVGVGEQMNDLIEFSPEAYINGLFK